The following coding sequences lie in one Apium graveolens cultivar Ventura chromosome 3, ASM990537v1, whole genome shotgun sequence genomic window:
- the LOC141712077 gene encoding protein MICRORCHIDIA 6-like isoform X1 — translation MITTNSIQLSSDSEIEDANGMHVEKRPHPCLETVENNGFNSRKKACRKFRRHPARYELEHGISPNIFRPTENNLCYANHRSTQVAKSSPCQLPSPWAAPICRQFWKAGNYGNEHSTKITIQSGDSKMHIHPEFLHSNATSHKWVFGAIAELLDNAVDEIQNGATFVVIDKTTNPRDGSPALLIQDDGAGMYPEAIRHCMSFGFSDKKKKNAIGQYGNGFKTSTMRLGSDVIVFTRHSSARGHYYQSVGLLSYTFLRQTGYDKIVVPLVDFEYEESNRKMVPLYSNGKEHFSYNLSVLLQWSPYSNEELLLEQFDDIGHHGTKIVIYNLWLNDREDMELDFDSDAEDIRITAEAKLIQTGLNPKPIQDQHITNLYRYSLRVYASILYLRLPQSFRIVLRGKEIEHHNIANDLIFPEFILYKPQIGINSEAAVITTIGFLKDTRQVNVHGFSVYHWNRLILPFWPVVKHQTNNTARGIVGVLEANFIQPTHNKQDFEKTSLFQRLEHRLKEMSLEYWEIHCGLIGYQHKKKSRTRRAPLGSHNHAVLPVQLNPITSVVYNSLSDGPRSSASTDVPVAAPNQELEILREGKENNSKMASETRKCGTTRSYAADTPDSEVSQPSTDNEVRMQNEETNLREENRRLKSRLFDLIKSEEILNLKAQELRDELGKRLREYEKLFAESVSVFLED, via the exons ATGATCACTACGAACTCCATTCAATTAAGCAGTGATAGTGAGATTGAAGATGCTAATGGAATGCATGTAGAAAAGAGGCCACATCCCTGTTTAGAAACTGTTGAAAATAATGGCTTTAATAGTAGGAAGAAGGCTTGCCGAAAGTTCAGAAGGCATCCTGCGAGATATGAACTCGAGCATGGAATCAGCCCAAATATTTTTAGACCGACTGAGAACAATTTGTGTTATGCAAATCACAGAAGTACTCAAGTTGCCAAGTCAAGTCCTTGTCAACTGCCTTCTCCATGGGCAGCACCTATCTGTCGGCAATTTTGGAAAGCTGGAAACTATGGCAATGAACATAGCACGAAAATTACAATACAAA GCGGAGATAGTAAAATGCACATACATCCAGAGTTCCTTCACTCAAATGCCACCTCACATAAGTGGGTCTTTGGGG CAATAGCAGAGTTACTTGACAATGCAGTTGATGAG ATACAAAATGGGGCTACATTTGTTGTGATAGACAAGACTACTAATCCTCGGGATGGAAGTCCGGCATTACTTATTCAAG ATGATGGTGCTGGAATGTACCCCGAAGCTATTCGCCATTGCATGAGCTTTGGATTTTCAGATAAGAAGAAGAAAAACGCAATCGGGCAGT ACGGAAATGGGTTCAAGACGAGCACTATGAGACTTGGTTCAGACGTTATTGTTTTCACCCGACACTCCAGTGCGAG GGGACATTATTATCAGAGTGTTGGACTTCTCTCTTATACATTTCTAAGACAGACAGGTTATGACAAGATTGTGGTGCCACTG GTAGATTTCGAGTATGAAGAATCAAACAGGAAGATGGTTCCCTTGTATTCTAATGGCAAGGAGCACTTTTCATATAATTTGTCCGTTTTGTTGCAGTGGTCTCCCTACTCAAATGAAGAATTACTTCTTGAGCAG TTTGATGACATAGGGCACCATGGGACAAAAATTGTTATTTACAATCTCTGGCTTAATGATAGAGAGGACATGGAACTGGATTTTGACTCTGATGCAGAG GATATCCGTATTACTGCTGAAGCAAAACTCATTCAGACAGGCCTGAACCCAAAACCGATTCAAGACCAGCATATTACAAACCTTTATAGATATTCTCTCCGT GTATACGCATCGATCTTGTACCTCCGTCTGCCGCAGAGCTTCAGAATTGTTTTAAGAGGAAAAGAAATAGAGCATCATAATATTGCCAATGATCTCATATTTCCTGAATTCATACTGTACAAGCCTCAAATTGGTATCAATTCAGAG GCTGCTGTTATTACTACAATAGGATTCTTGAAAGATACTCGACAAGTTAACGTCCACGGGTTTAGTGTTTACCATTGGAATCGCCTTATACTG CCATTTTGGCCGGTAGTCAAGCATCAAACGAATAATACCGCGAGAGGAATAGTTG GGGTTCTGGAAGCAAATTTTATCCAGCCAACTCACAATAAGCAAGATTTTGAGAAGACTTCGCTTTTCCAAAGGCTTGAACATCGGTTGAAAGAAATGTCACTGGAGTACTG GGAAATCCACTGCGGACTTATTGGTTATCAGCACAAGAAGAAGTCTCGCACTAGAAGAGCACCTTTAGGGTCGCACAATCATGCTGTGCTACCAGTGCAATTGAATCCTATTACATCTGTAGTGTACAACTCATTAAGTGATGGACCACGTTCTTCTGCATCTACAGATGTTCCTGTTGCTGCTCCGAATCAAGAACTGG AAATCCTTAGAGAAGGGAAGGAAAACAATTCAAAGATGGCATCTGAAACTAGAAAGTGTGGGACAACAAGGTCTTATGCTGCTGATACTCCGGACAGTGAAGTTAGCCAG CCTTCTACTGACAATGAAGTTCGAATGCAAAATGAAGAGACAAATTTGCGGGAAGAAAATCGAAGGCTCAAATCCCG GTTATTTGACTTGATAAAAAGCGAAGAAATTCTTAATTTAAAG GCCCAAGAACTGAGAGATGAACTTGGTAAGCGTCTGCGAGAGTATGAGAAGCTGTTCGCCGAATCAGTATCAGTCTTTTTAGAGGACTaa
- the LOC141712077 gene encoding protein MICRORCHIDIA 6-like isoform X2 encodes MALIVGRRLAESSEGILRDMNSSMESAQIFLDRLRTICVMQITEVLKLPSQVLVNCLLHGQHLSVGNFGKLETMAMNIARKLQYKVLLPSFISSSGDSKMHIHPEFLHSNATSHKWVFGAIAELLDNAVDEIQNGATFVVIDKTTNPRDGSPALLIQDDGAGMYPEAIRHCMSFGFSDKKKKNAIGQYGNGFKTSTMRLGSDVIVFTRHSSARGHYYQSVGLLSYTFLRQTGYDKIVVPLVDFEYEESNRKMVPLYSNGKEHFSYNLSVLLQWSPYSNEELLLEQFDDIGHHGTKIVIYNLWLNDREDMELDFDSDAEDIRITAEAKLIQTGLNPKPIQDQHITNLYRYSLRVYASILYLRLPQSFRIVLRGKEIEHHNIANDLIFPEFILYKPQIGINSEAAVITTIGFLKDTRQVNVHGFSVYHWNRLILPFWPVVKHQTNNTARGIVGVLEANFIQPTHNKQDFEKTSLFQRLEHRLKEMSLEYWEIHCGLIGYQHKKKSRTRRAPLGSHNHAVLPVQLNPITSVVYNSLSDGPRSSASTDVPVAAPNQELEILREGKENNSKMASETRKCGTTRSYAADTPDSEVSQPSTDNEVRMQNEETNLREENRRLKSRLFDLIKSEEILNLKAQELRDELGKRLREYEKLFAESVSVFLED; translated from the exons ATGGCTTTAATAGTAGGAAGAAGGCTTGCCGAAAGTTCAGAAGGCATCCTGCGAGATATGAACTCGAGCATGGAATCAGCCCAAATATTTTTAGACCGACTGAGAACAATTTGTGTTATGCAAATCACAGAAGTACTCAAGTTGCCAAGTCAAGTCCTTGTCAACTGCCTTCTCCATGGGCAGCACCTATCTGTCGGCAATTTTGGAAAGCTGGAAACTATGGCAATGAACATAGCACGAAAATTACAATACAAAGTACTTTTACCATCTTTCATATCTTCCA GCGGAGATAGTAAAATGCACATACATCCAGAGTTCCTTCACTCAAATGCCACCTCACATAAGTGGGTCTTTGGGG CAATAGCAGAGTTACTTGACAATGCAGTTGATGAG ATACAAAATGGGGCTACATTTGTTGTGATAGACAAGACTACTAATCCTCGGGATGGAAGTCCGGCATTACTTATTCAAG ATGATGGTGCTGGAATGTACCCCGAAGCTATTCGCCATTGCATGAGCTTTGGATTTTCAGATAAGAAGAAGAAAAACGCAATCGGGCAGT ACGGAAATGGGTTCAAGACGAGCACTATGAGACTTGGTTCAGACGTTATTGTTTTCACCCGACACTCCAGTGCGAG GGGACATTATTATCAGAGTGTTGGACTTCTCTCTTATACATTTCTAAGACAGACAGGTTATGACAAGATTGTGGTGCCACTG GTAGATTTCGAGTATGAAGAATCAAACAGGAAGATGGTTCCCTTGTATTCTAATGGCAAGGAGCACTTTTCATATAATTTGTCCGTTTTGTTGCAGTGGTCTCCCTACTCAAATGAAGAATTACTTCTTGAGCAG TTTGATGACATAGGGCACCATGGGACAAAAATTGTTATTTACAATCTCTGGCTTAATGATAGAGAGGACATGGAACTGGATTTTGACTCTGATGCAGAG GATATCCGTATTACTGCTGAAGCAAAACTCATTCAGACAGGCCTGAACCCAAAACCGATTCAAGACCAGCATATTACAAACCTTTATAGATATTCTCTCCGT GTATACGCATCGATCTTGTACCTCCGTCTGCCGCAGAGCTTCAGAATTGTTTTAAGAGGAAAAGAAATAGAGCATCATAATATTGCCAATGATCTCATATTTCCTGAATTCATACTGTACAAGCCTCAAATTGGTATCAATTCAGAG GCTGCTGTTATTACTACAATAGGATTCTTGAAAGATACTCGACAAGTTAACGTCCACGGGTTTAGTGTTTACCATTGGAATCGCCTTATACTG CCATTTTGGCCGGTAGTCAAGCATCAAACGAATAATACCGCGAGAGGAATAGTTG GGGTTCTGGAAGCAAATTTTATCCAGCCAACTCACAATAAGCAAGATTTTGAGAAGACTTCGCTTTTCCAAAGGCTTGAACATCGGTTGAAAGAAATGTCACTGGAGTACTG GGAAATCCACTGCGGACTTATTGGTTATCAGCACAAGAAGAAGTCTCGCACTAGAAGAGCACCTTTAGGGTCGCACAATCATGCTGTGCTACCAGTGCAATTGAATCCTATTACATCTGTAGTGTACAACTCATTAAGTGATGGACCACGTTCTTCTGCATCTACAGATGTTCCTGTTGCTGCTCCGAATCAAGAACTGG AAATCCTTAGAGAAGGGAAGGAAAACAATTCAAAGATGGCATCTGAAACTAGAAAGTGTGGGACAACAAGGTCTTATGCTGCTGATACTCCGGACAGTGAAGTTAGCCAG CCTTCTACTGACAATGAAGTTCGAATGCAAAATGAAGAGACAAATTTGCGGGAAGAAAATCGAAGGCTCAAATCCCG GTTATTTGACTTGATAAAAAGCGAAGAAATTCTTAATTTAAAG GCCCAAGAACTGAGAGATGAACTTGGTAAGCGTCTGCGAGAGTATGAGAAGCTGTTCGCCGAATCAGTATCAGTCTTTTTAGAGGACTaa
- the LOC141712077 gene encoding protein MICRORCHIDIA 6-like isoform X3, which produces MYPEAIRHCMSFGFSDKKKKNAIGQYGNGFKTSTMRLGSDVIVFTRHSSARGHYYQSVGLLSYTFLRQTGYDKIVVPLVDFEYEESNRKMVPLYSNGKEHFSYNLSVLLQWSPYSNEELLLEQFDDIGHHGTKIVIYNLWLNDREDMELDFDSDAEDIRITAEAKLIQTGLNPKPIQDQHITNLYRYSLRVYASILYLRLPQSFRIVLRGKEIEHHNIANDLIFPEFILYKPQIGINSEAAVITTIGFLKDTRQVNVHGFSVYHWNRLILPFWPVVKHQTNNTARGIVGVLEANFIQPTHNKQDFEKTSLFQRLEHRLKEMSLEYWEIHCGLIGYQHKKKSRTRRAPLGSHNHAVLPVQLNPITSVVYNSLSDGPRSSASTDVPVAAPNQELEILREGKENNSKMASETRKCGTTRSYAADTPDSEVSQPSTDNEVRMQNEETNLREENRRLKSRLFDLIKSEEILNLKAQELRDELGKRLREYEKLFAESVSVFLED; this is translated from the exons ATGTACCCCGAAGCTATTCGCCATTGCATGAGCTTTGGATTTTCAGATAAGAAGAAGAAAAACGCAATCGGGCAGT ACGGAAATGGGTTCAAGACGAGCACTATGAGACTTGGTTCAGACGTTATTGTTTTCACCCGACACTCCAGTGCGAG GGGACATTATTATCAGAGTGTTGGACTTCTCTCTTATACATTTCTAAGACAGACAGGTTATGACAAGATTGTGGTGCCACTG GTAGATTTCGAGTATGAAGAATCAAACAGGAAGATGGTTCCCTTGTATTCTAATGGCAAGGAGCACTTTTCATATAATTTGTCCGTTTTGTTGCAGTGGTCTCCCTACTCAAATGAAGAATTACTTCTTGAGCAG TTTGATGACATAGGGCACCATGGGACAAAAATTGTTATTTACAATCTCTGGCTTAATGATAGAGAGGACATGGAACTGGATTTTGACTCTGATGCAGAG GATATCCGTATTACTGCTGAAGCAAAACTCATTCAGACAGGCCTGAACCCAAAACCGATTCAAGACCAGCATATTACAAACCTTTATAGATATTCTCTCCGT GTATACGCATCGATCTTGTACCTCCGTCTGCCGCAGAGCTTCAGAATTGTTTTAAGAGGAAAAGAAATAGAGCATCATAATATTGCCAATGATCTCATATTTCCTGAATTCATACTGTACAAGCCTCAAATTGGTATCAATTCAGAG GCTGCTGTTATTACTACAATAGGATTCTTGAAAGATACTCGACAAGTTAACGTCCACGGGTTTAGTGTTTACCATTGGAATCGCCTTATACTG CCATTTTGGCCGGTAGTCAAGCATCAAACGAATAATACCGCGAGAGGAATAGTTG GGGTTCTGGAAGCAAATTTTATCCAGCCAACTCACAATAAGCAAGATTTTGAGAAGACTTCGCTTTTCCAAAGGCTTGAACATCGGTTGAAAGAAATGTCACTGGAGTACTG GGAAATCCACTGCGGACTTATTGGTTATCAGCACAAGAAGAAGTCTCGCACTAGAAGAGCACCTTTAGGGTCGCACAATCATGCTGTGCTACCAGTGCAATTGAATCCTATTACATCTGTAGTGTACAACTCATTAAGTGATGGACCACGTTCTTCTGCATCTACAGATGTTCCTGTTGCTGCTCCGAATCAAGAACTGG AAATCCTTAGAGAAGGGAAGGAAAACAATTCAAAGATGGCATCTGAAACTAGAAAGTGTGGGACAACAAGGTCTTATGCTGCTGATACTCCGGACAGTGAAGTTAGCCAG CCTTCTACTGACAATGAAGTTCGAATGCAAAATGAAGAGACAAATTTGCGGGAAGAAAATCGAAGGCTCAAATCCCG GTTATTTGACTTGATAAAAAGCGAAGAAATTCTTAATTTAAAG GCCCAAGAACTGAGAGATGAACTTGGTAAGCGTCTGCGAGAGTATGAGAAGCTGTTCGCCGAATCAGTATCAGTCTTTTTAGAGGACTaa